The Kosakonia sp. SMBL-WEM22 sequence CTTCACCAGCCCGGCAGAGTGGGCGAGATGATCGGCGAAGTCGCCAATCGCGGCCTCTTTTTTGGCGGTGAAGTAGGCTCGCGCCTGTGGGGTGGAAAACTCGTCAAATGGCGCCTGCGCGAAGCGCGGGATGAGCAGCTTATTGACGTAGCCATTCACCTTACGCAGCCACTCCTCGATCTTCGGGTTGCGGGAGCCGGTCAGCAGCGGTTGACCGTCGAGCTTATCAACGTAGTGAACAATATCGAGGCTTTCGGGCAGGTAGCGGCTGTCATCTTTTTGCAGGATCGGCGCCATCTTCTGACCAATCATTTTGGTCGGCGTCGCTTCGTCATCGCTTTGCAGGACATGGAGTTCAACCGGGAGATTCTTAAGGCCGAAAATCATGCGGGCTTTTACACAGAAAGGGCAGTGATCGTAAATGTAGAGTTTCACGTTTCTCCTCCATACTGGTTTATCCATCACTAATCAGTATGGAAGAGAGGCCGACGCGGCGCAAATCAGGCGCCGGGTTCGAGCATCGGCGGCTGAACGCGACGCGGGGCAAACTGCCACAGCAAAGCAAGGGAGGTGACAAGCCCAATCACGCCGAGCATCATCCACGGCAGCTCCGGCTGGCGGAACGCCTTTCCTGCATCAAACAGCCAGCCGCCGCCGGCATAGCCAAGCGCGCCACCGAAGGCCAGACCTAAGCGGCTAAAGCCCATATAGCTGCCGCGCGCCCGCGCATCGGCGAGTTGCGCACTCAGGGTTTCCCGCGCCGGTTCGGCGATAATCGAGCCGATATAGAAGGTGCAGATAAGTGTAAATAGCTGTTGCAGCGAGCCGACCATGCCCATCGGAAAGAGGCTGAAGGACATCACCACCAGGCCGAACATCAGGCGCTGTTCAAGGCGAAAGCGCTTCTCACTCCAGCGGGCAATCGGGTAGAGCAGCGTCAGCGAGAGACAGGCCTCAATCGCGTACATCCACTTTACCGGCGTCGGCGATCCGGCAACGTCGTTGACCATAATCGGCAGCATCAGCATCACCTGTACCGCCAGCATATAGTAGCCACTCAAGGTTAAGACATAGGTGACGAATTTCTTGTCACGCAGCACACGCGCTAAACCCTCGCGCACCGGTGTTTTCACCGTCGAGAGCTTCCACGCCGGCAGCAGCCAGGCGTTAAAGCCGGCGCAGAGGATAAACATTAACGCCCCAGCGGCGCACACCAGACGGAAATCATACTGCAGCAGCCAGCTGCCGAGCAGCGCGCCAATAACCGCCCCAGCGCTATCCTGCATCATCAGCAACGAGAAGAAGCGACCGCGCTGGCGCGGTCGCACCAGTTTGACCACCAGCGCCGAACGCGGCGGGTCGAACAGCGTGCCGCCAAGCCCGGAAAGAATACAGGAGAGCCACAGCACCCATGGCTCGTGCGCCATCCCCATTGCTGCAAAGCCTGCCGCACGCATCAGCATGCCCGTGACAATCAGTGGTTTTGCGCCAAAGCGGTCTGCAATCGCGCCGCCAAACATGCCTAACCCCTGCTGAATAAACTGACGCAGGCCGAGCGCGATCCCGACCATCAGCGCGGCCCAGCCAAGTTGATCAACGAAACGAATGGAAATCAGGGGGAAGACAACAAAAAAACCGAGCACCACCAAAAAATTATCGACCAGCAGGAAATATTTACCCAGGCTCCTTGCCTGCGAGATGCGCGCCATTTCCCCTCCGGGAAATCAGAAAAAGGTGACGCCTCTATTCTGCGGCTTCGGCAACCGTTTTCACACATTCACCGCGACAATATTTTTTTATCAAGGCGGGCGTTTGATTGAGACTTTTCATCGAAAAGGGGGCGCGGCGCAGAAAATGCCATGTTGCTGTTTTCACAGAGTCGCAGAGCAAAGGTATAGTAAAGAGAAGGGGTAAAAAAAGCCGCGAAACGAAGGAGTGGTTAACATGTTTGGCTATCGCAGTAATGTGCCGAAAGTACGCTTGGTAACAGACAGATTAGTGGTGCGCCTGGTTCACGAGCGCGATGCGTGGCGGCTTGCGGATTATTACGCGGAAAATCGCCAGTTTTTAAAGCCCTGGGAGCCCGTCCGCGATGAGAGCCACTGTTACCCTTCTGGCTGGCAGGCGCGTCTGGGGATGATCAATGAGTTCCATAAACAGGGCTCCGCTTTTTACTTCGCCCTGCTCGATCCTGAAGAGAAAGAGATTGTCGGCGTCGCTAATTTCTCGAACGTGGTGCGCGGCTCGTTTCACGCCTGTTATCTCGGCTACTCCATCGGCCAGAAGTGGCAGGGGCAAGGGTTGATGTTTGAAGCCCTGACATCCGCCATTCGCTATATGCAGCGCACGCAACATATGCACCGCATAATGGCCAACTATATGCCGCACAATAAACGCAGCGGCGACTTACTGGCGCGCCTCGGGTTCGAAAAAGAGGGCTATGCCAAATCCTACTTATTGATTGACGGGCAGTGGCGCGACCACGTCCTCACCGCATTAACCGCCCAGGAGTGGACTCCGGGACGCTAAGGAGCAGAGATGAAGTATCAACTCACCGCCATTGAGGCGCGGGTAATCGGCTGTCTGCTGGAGAAGCAGGTCACTACGCCGGAGCAGTATCCGCTTTCCATCAACGGCGTGGTCACCGCCTGCAATCAGAAAACCAACCGCGAGCCGGTGATGAACCTGAGCGAGCCGGAGGTACAGCAGGTGCTTGATGAACTGGTAAAGCGGCACTACCTGCGCACCGTCAGTGGTTTTGGTAACCGGGTGACCAAATATGAGCAGCGCTTCTGCAACTCTGAGTTTGGCGATCTGAAGTTAAGCCCGGCAGAGGTGGCGCTTATCGCCACGCTGTTGCTGCGCGGGCCGCAAACGCCGGGTGAGCTGCGCGGGCGGGCGGAGCGGATGCACCGCTTTGCCGATATGGCCGAAGTGGAAAACGCCCTTGAGCAACTGGCCAGCCGCGACGATGGCCCCTATGTGGTGCGCCTGCCGCGCGAGCCGGGCAAGCGCGAGAGCCGCTATATGCACCTCTTCAGTGGCGATATGCAGACGCTGATCAATGTGGTTGAAGCCGTCGCGCCGACTGAGCAGAGCCTTGAGGCGCGCGTGGAAGCGCTGGAGAGCGAAGTAGCGGAACTGAAGCAGCGTCTCGATTCGCTGCTGGCACATTTAGGGGATTAAGCGTGACGATATTACGGGTTGGTGTAGTAGGGCTGGGCGGTATCGCGCAGAAAGCGTGGTTGCCGGTACTGGGCGCGGCAACAGAGTGGACGCTGGCGGCGGCCTGGTCGCCGACGCGGGATAAAGCCCTGCGGGTGTGTGAAACCTGGCGCATCCCCTATGCGGATTCGCTGGCGTCGCTGGCGGCGCAGTGCGATGCGGTTTTCGTTCACACCTCAACCGCCTCGCACTATGCGGTGGTGAGCGAGCTACTCAACCTCGGCGTGCATGTCTGCGTCGATAAGCCGCTGGCGGAAAACCTGAAAGATGCCGAGCGCTTGGTCGATCTGGCGGCGCGCAAAAAGTTGACGCTGATGGTTGGTTTTAACCGCCGCTTCTCACCGCTCTATCGCGAGTTGAAACAGCAGATGCCGCAGGCGGCGTCGCTGCGCATGGATAAACACCGCGCCGACAGCGTCGGGCCGCACGACCTGCGCTTTACGCTGCTTGATGACTATCTCCATGTGGTCGACACCGCGCTGTGGCTGGCGGGCGGCCGCGTGCAGATCCAGAGTGGCACGCTACAGACCACCGACGACGGCGCAATGCTCTATGCCGAGCACCACTTCAGCGCTGACAATTTGCAGGTCACCACCAGTATGCACCGGCGGGCGGGCAGCCAGCGCGAGTGCGTTCAGGCGGTGTCCGACGGCGGGCTGGTGGACATTACCGATATGCGCGAGTGGCGCGAAGAGCGCGGGCAGGGGATTATCGCGCGGCCGATCCCCGGCTGGCAGAGCGTGCTGGAGCAGCGTGGTTTTGCCGGCTGCGCGCGCCACTTTATCGACTGTGTGCAAAATCAGACGGTTCCGGAAACGGCGGGCGAACAGGCGATCCTTGCGCAGCGCGTGGTGGAGAAGCTCTGGCGCGAGGCGATGAGTGAGTAGTGTGAGGCCACGCAGGCGATAGTAATTCGCTTTTTTCCCTGTAGACTAAGCGCTTCGCTGTATCCCAACGCCTGCATTGCAGGCGTTGTGTCTTATGGAAACCAGAATGAACCTACTCAAATCGCTGGCGGCAGTCAGCTCCATGACGATGTTTTCCCGCGTGCTGGGTTTTGCGCGCGATGCCATTGTGGCACGGGTGTTTGGCGCAGGGATGGCGACGGACGCCTTCTTCGTTGC is a genomic window containing:
- the grxB gene encoding glutaredoxin 2, encoding MKLYIYDHCPFCVKARMIFGLKNLPVELHVLQSDDEATPTKMIGQKMAPILQKDDSRYLPESLDIVHYVDKLDGQPLLTGSRNPKIEEWLRKVNGYVNKLLIPRFAQAPFDEFSTPQARAYFTAKKEAAIGDFADHLAHSAGLVKNISDDLRALEKLIVQPNAINGELSEDDIHLFPLLRNLTIVSGITWPTRVADYRDNMAKQTQVNLLSSMAI
- the mdtH gene encoding multidrug efflux MFS transporter MdtH produces the protein MARISQARSLGKYFLLVDNFLVVLGFFVVFPLISIRFVDQLGWAALMVGIALGLRQFIQQGLGMFGGAIADRFGAKPLIVTGMLMRAAGFAAMGMAHEPWVLWLSCILSGLGGTLFDPPRSALVVKLVRPRQRGRFFSLLMMQDSAGAVIGALLGSWLLQYDFRLVCAAGALMFILCAGFNAWLLPAWKLSTVKTPVREGLARVLRDKKFVTYVLTLSGYYMLAVQVMLMLPIMVNDVAGSPTPVKWMYAIEACLSLTLLYPIARWSEKRFRLEQRLMFGLVVMSFSLFPMGMVGSLQQLFTLICTFYIGSIIAEPARETLSAQLADARARGSYMGFSRLGLAFGGALGYAGGGWLFDAGKAFRQPELPWMMLGVIGLVTSLALLWQFAPRRVQPPMLEPGA
- the rimJ gene encoding ribosomal protein S5-alanine N-acetyltransferase; its protein translation is MFGYRSNVPKVRLVTDRLVVRLVHERDAWRLADYYAENRQFLKPWEPVRDESHCYPSGWQARLGMINEFHKQGSAFYFALLDPEEKEIVGVANFSNVVRGSFHACYLGYSIGQKWQGQGLMFEALTSAIRYMQRTQHMHRIMANYMPHNKRSGDLLARLGFEKEGYAKSYLLIDGQWRDHVLTALTAQEWTPGR
- a CDS encoding YceH family protein is translated as MKYQLTAIEARVIGCLLEKQVTTPEQYPLSINGVVTACNQKTNREPVMNLSEPEVQQVLDELVKRHYLRTVSGFGNRVTKYEQRFCNSEFGDLKLSPAEVALIATLLLRGPQTPGELRGRAERMHRFADMAEVENALEQLASRDDGPYVVRLPREPGKRESRYMHLFSGDMQTLINVVEAVAPTEQSLEARVEALESEVAELKQRLDSLLAHLGD
- a CDS encoding Gfo/Idh/MocA family oxidoreductase, translating into MTILRVGVVGLGGIAQKAWLPVLGAATEWTLAAAWSPTRDKALRVCETWRIPYADSLASLAAQCDAVFVHTSTASHYAVVSELLNLGVHVCVDKPLAENLKDAERLVDLAARKKLTLMVGFNRRFSPLYRELKQQMPQAASLRMDKHRADSVGPHDLRFTLLDDYLHVVDTALWLAGGRVQIQSGTLQTTDDGAMLYAEHHFSADNLQVTTSMHRRAGSQRECVQAVSDGGLVDITDMREWREERGQGIIARPIPGWQSVLEQRGFAGCARHFIDCVQNQTVPETAGEQAILAQRVVEKLWREAMSE